A genomic region of Anas acuta chromosome 1, bAnaAcu1.1, whole genome shotgun sequence contains the following coding sequences:
- the PNPLA8 gene encoding calcium-independent phospholipase A2-gamma isoform X4: protein MTVHLSLDTYLFFVINPKSLWWKQRTEYLCLYRPKAFWRINHGVHLRVFHTSEPQCKWARSRTFWYNKQIYSHDFLYYRVSKLLTSSSKGLTKVNNRMSRIKNTIESVSKAVSGTHSELVSRIARLKSHSGTLGKTTKSNADENNLSASLENGKQISDARTQEDCNRGLAARKCTDANENLESMLKNSSGAHQDTPEDSASKTQLFHISYLSTSFGETYNFVADHINWYFSNNSVMDQEKKRNALLQDSKSEVTNKLGSSENTVIAEEKTVASTATLSPETETQDAEKTSTALPISTKKSIANFLSYPSNSVQAFVDSYIGGLVPKLRSETKVAAPEKSKQIEQEGSEKDEEDKAKESKTAEDREKHLSIQREKIIARVSIDNRTRALVQALRRSSNRRICISRVEELTYHLLEFPESRGVAIKEKVIPCLLRLRQANDESLQAAVRETLAIIGYTDPVKGWGIRVLAIDGGGTRGLVALQTLRKLEELTGKPVHHLFDYICGVSTGAILAFMLGLFHIPLDDCEELYRKLGSDVFKQNVIVGTVKMGWSHAFYDSDIWEKMLKEKMGSNLLIETARNSKCPKVAAVSTIVNRGTPLKAFVFRNYNHFPGVKSHYIGGCQYKLWQAIRASSAAPGYFQEYVLGNDLHQCIY from the exons ATGACAGTTCATTTGTCTTTAGATACATATTTGTTCTTTGTGATTAACCCAAAAAGTCTTTGGTGGAAGCAAAGAACCGAGTACCTGTGTTTGTATAGACCTAAAGCCTTCTGGAGGATAAATCATGGAGTTCATCTTAGAGTTTTCCATACAAGCGAGCCTCAGTGTAAATGGGCCAGAAGCAGGACATTTTGGTATAACAAGCAAATTTACAGCCATGACTTCTTATACTACAGAGTTTCTAAACTGTTGACTTCTTCTTCCAAAGGACTTACAAAAGTGAACAATCGCATGTCACGAATTAAGAATACCATAGAGTCTGTTTCGAAGGCTGTGTCTGGCACTCACAGTGAACTGGTGTCGCGGATAGCTCGGTTAAAGTCACACTCAGGTACTCTAGGAAAAACAACTAAAAGTAATGCAGATGAAAATAACCTCAGTGCCAGTCTGGAAAATGGTAAACAAATTTCAGATGCCAGAACTCAGGAGGATTGCAACAGAGGCCTAGCTGCCAGGAAATGCACTGATGCAAACGAAAACTTGGAGTCTATGCTAAAAAACTCAAGTGGGGCTCATCAAGATACTCCAGAAGATTCAGCCTCTAAAACCCAACTTTTTCATATAAGCTACCTTTCTACAAGTTTTGGAGAGACTTACAACTTTGTAGCTGACCATATCAACTGGTACTTCAGTAATAATTCCGTTATGGatcaagagaaaaagaggaatgcTTTGTTACAGGACTCTAAAAGTGAAGTGACAAATAAGCTTGGTTCAtcagaaaatactgtaattgCTGAAGAAAAGACAGTGGCTTCAACAGCTACTTTGTCTCCTGAAACAGAGACTCAGGATGCTGAAAAGACAAGTACTGCTCTTCCAATTTCCACTAAGAAAAGTATTGCAAACTTTCTTTCTTATCCCAGTAACAGCGTACAAGCTTTTGTAGACAGTTACATTGGTGGGTTGGTGCCCAAGTTAAGGTCAGAAACAAAAGTTGCTGCACCAGAAAAGAGTAAACAGATAGAGCAAGAAGGGTCTGAGAAGGATgaggaagacaaagcaaaagagAGTAAGACAGCAGAAGACCGGGAAAAGCATCTGTCCATTCAGAGAGAAAAG ATCATTGCACGAGTGAGTATTGATAACAGGACTCGAGCTTTAGTTCAAGCCCTACGAAGATCCTCTAATCGAAGAATCTGTATCAGCAGGGTTGAAGAACTGACTTACCATCTTCTGGAATTTccagagagcagaggagttgCAATTAAG GAAAAAGTAATTCCATGCCTCCTGCGACTGAGACAAGCAAATGACGAAAGTCTTCAGGCTGCTGTTAGAGAGACTTTAGCAATAATTGGATATACAGACCCTGTGAAAGGCTGGGGAATTCGAGTCCTTGCTATTGATGGAGGAGGAACAAG ggGTTTAGTTGCACTTCAAACACTGCGGAAACTAGAAGAACTTACTGGAAAGCCAGTTCATCATCTTTTTGACTACATTTGTGGTGTAAGCACAG GAGCTATATTAGCTTTTATGTTGGGGTTGTTCCATATTCCTCTGGATGATTGTGAAGAACTGTATCGCAAGTTAGGATCAGACGTTTTTAAGCAGAATGTAATTGTTGGAACAGTCAAAATGGGTTGGAGCCATGCCTTTTATGACAGCGATATCTGGGAAAAAATGCTCaa agaaaaaatggGCTCAAATCTTTTGATTGAAACGGCAAGAAATTCCAAATGTCCGAAG GTAGCAGCAGTAAGCACCATTGTAAACAGAGGAACACCActcaaagcatttgtttttagaAACTACAATCACTTTCCTGGGGTTAAGTCTCATTATATTGGAGGCTGTCAATATAAATTATGGCAGGCCATCAGAGCATCATCTGCTGCACCAGGTTACTTCCAGGAATATGTCTTGGGCAATGATCTTCATCAG TGTATATATTGA
- the PNPLA8 gene encoding calcium-independent phospholipase A2-gamma isoform X3 yields the protein MTVHLSLDTYLFFVINPKSLWWKQRTEYLCLYRPKAFWRINHGVHLRVFHTSEPQCKWARSRTFWYNKQIYSHDFLYYRVSKLLTSSSKGLTKVNNRMSRIKNTIESVSKAVSGTHSELVSRIARLKSHSGTLGKTTKSNADENNLSASLENGKQISDARTQEDCNRGLAARKCTDANENLESMLKNSSGAHQDTPEDSASKTQLFHISYLSTSFGETYNFVADHINWYFSNNSVMDQEKKRNALLQDSKSEVTNKLGSSENTVIAEEKTVASTATLSPETETQDAEKTSTALPISTKKSIANFLSYPSNSVQAFVDSYIGGLVPKLRSETKVAAPEKSKQIEQEGSEKDEEDKAKESKTAEDREKHLSIQREKIIARVSIDNRTRALVQALRRSSNRRICISRVEELTYHLLEFPESRGVAIKEKVIPCLLRLRQANDESLQAAVRETLAIIGYTDPVKGWGIRVLAIDGGGTRGLVALQTLRKLEELTGKPVHHLFDYICGVSTGAILAFMLGLFHIPLDDCEELYRKLGSDVFKQNVIVGTVKMGWSHAFYDSDIWEKMLKEKMGSNLLIETARNSKCPKVAAVSTIVNRGTPLKAFVFRNYNHFPGVKSHYIGGCQYKLWQAIRASSAAPGYFQEYVLGNDLHQLVLVTLSGEE from the exons ATGACAGTTCATTTGTCTTTAGATACATATTTGTTCTTTGTGATTAACCCAAAAAGTCTTTGGTGGAAGCAAAGAACCGAGTACCTGTGTTTGTATAGACCTAAAGCCTTCTGGAGGATAAATCATGGAGTTCATCTTAGAGTTTTCCATACAAGCGAGCCTCAGTGTAAATGGGCCAGAAGCAGGACATTTTGGTATAACAAGCAAATTTACAGCCATGACTTCTTATACTACAGAGTTTCTAAACTGTTGACTTCTTCTTCCAAAGGACTTACAAAAGTGAACAATCGCATGTCACGAATTAAGAATACCATAGAGTCTGTTTCGAAGGCTGTGTCTGGCACTCACAGTGAACTGGTGTCGCGGATAGCTCGGTTAAAGTCACACTCAGGTACTCTAGGAAAAACAACTAAAAGTAATGCAGATGAAAATAACCTCAGTGCCAGTCTGGAAAATGGTAAACAAATTTCAGATGCCAGAACTCAGGAGGATTGCAACAGAGGCCTAGCTGCCAGGAAATGCACTGATGCAAACGAAAACTTGGAGTCTATGCTAAAAAACTCAAGTGGGGCTCATCAAGATACTCCAGAAGATTCAGCCTCTAAAACCCAACTTTTTCATATAAGCTACCTTTCTACAAGTTTTGGAGAGACTTACAACTTTGTAGCTGACCATATCAACTGGTACTTCAGTAATAATTCCGTTATGGatcaagagaaaaagaggaatgcTTTGTTACAGGACTCTAAAAGTGAAGTGACAAATAAGCTTGGTTCAtcagaaaatactgtaattgCTGAAGAAAAGACAGTGGCTTCAACAGCTACTTTGTCTCCTGAAACAGAGACTCAGGATGCTGAAAAGACAAGTACTGCTCTTCCAATTTCCACTAAGAAAAGTATTGCAAACTTTCTTTCTTATCCCAGTAACAGCGTACAAGCTTTTGTAGACAGTTACATTGGTGGGTTGGTGCCCAAGTTAAGGTCAGAAACAAAAGTTGCTGCACCAGAAAAGAGTAAACAGATAGAGCAAGAAGGGTCTGAGAAGGATgaggaagacaaagcaaaagagAGTAAGACAGCAGAAGACCGGGAAAAGCATCTGTCCATTCAGAGAGAAAAG ATCATTGCACGAGTGAGTATTGATAACAGGACTCGAGCTTTAGTTCAAGCCCTACGAAGATCCTCTAATCGAAGAATCTGTATCAGCAGGGTTGAAGAACTGACTTACCATCTTCTGGAATTTccagagagcagaggagttgCAATTAAG GAAAAAGTAATTCCATGCCTCCTGCGACTGAGACAAGCAAATGACGAAAGTCTTCAGGCTGCTGTTAGAGAGACTTTAGCAATAATTGGATATACAGACCCTGTGAAAGGCTGGGGAATTCGAGTCCTTGCTATTGATGGAGGAGGAACAAG ggGTTTAGTTGCACTTCAAACACTGCGGAAACTAGAAGAACTTACTGGAAAGCCAGTTCATCATCTTTTTGACTACATTTGTGGTGTAAGCACAG GAGCTATATTAGCTTTTATGTTGGGGTTGTTCCATATTCCTCTGGATGATTGTGAAGAACTGTATCGCAAGTTAGGATCAGACGTTTTTAAGCAGAATGTAATTGTTGGAACAGTCAAAATGGGTTGGAGCCATGCCTTTTATGACAGCGATATCTGGGAAAAAATGCTCaa agaaaaaatggGCTCAAATCTTTTGATTGAAACGGCAAGAAATTCCAAATGTCCGAAG GTAGCAGCAGTAAGCACCATTGTAAACAGAGGAACACCActcaaagcatttgtttttagaAACTACAATCACTTTCCTGGGGTTAAGTCTCATTATATTGGAGGCTGTCAATATAAATTATGGCAGGCCATCAGAGCATCATCTGCTGCACCAGGTTACTTCCAGGAATATGTCTTGGGCAATGATCTTCATCAG CTCGTGTTGGTGACCCTGAGTGGTGAAGAGTGA